The sequence below is a genomic window from Lysobacter capsici.
ACGGTCGAACGCCAACCCACTGGGAAGAGCACATGCGCATACTCGTGATCGAAGACAACCAAGACATCGCCGCCAACCTCGGCGACTTTCTTGAAGACCGCGGCCACACGGTGGATTTCGCCGCCGACGGCATCACCGGATTGCACCTGGCGGTCGTACACGACTTCGACGCCATCGTTCTGGATCTGAACCTGCCGGGCCTCGACGGCCTGGAGGTCTGCCGCAAGTTGCGCAACGAAGCGCGCAAGCAGACGCCGGTGCTGATGCTGACCGCGCGCGACAGCCTCGACAACAAACTCGCCGGGTTCGATTCGGGCGCCGACGATTACCTGATCAAGCCGTTCGCGCTGCAGGAAGTCGAAGTCCGCCTCAACGCGCTATCGCGTCGCGGCCGCGGCGTGCAGACCCGGGTGCTCAACGCCGCCGATCTGGAATACAACCTCGATACGCTGGAAGTGCGCCGGCAGGGCAAGCTGCTGCAGCTCAACCCGACCGCGCTGAAGATCCTGCAGGCGCTGATGGAAGCCTCGCCGGCGGTGGTCACGCGACAGGAACTGGAGACCCGCGTGTGGGGCGAGGAACTGCCCGACTCCGACAGCCTGCGCGTCCACATCCACGGCCTGCGCGCGGTGGTCGACAAGCCGTTCGACACGCCGCTGATCCAGACCCGTCACGGCATCGGTTATCGCATCGCAGCGCCCGAAAGCACTGGTTGACCGCGTGGCCTCAGGGGACCCGTCCGCATCGCGGCTGAAAAAGAAGAAGCGCTTCCGGCGACGGTTGCGCAGCCGCATCATCCTGTCTTTCGTATTGCTGGGCTTCGGCCTCACCGCGATGTTCGCCTTCGCGACCAACTGGACGCGCACGCGGGTCGAGAATCAGATCGTCGAAGACGTGATGAATCGCAACATCGACGAGTACGCGCGCCAGTTCTATTCGGCGCCGAACGCCAAGCCCGAGTTCGGCGTGCAGCAGATGCTCGGGCGGGTCGTGAAAAGCGACCGCTTCGAATCGCTGCGCACCGAGCAGCCCGACTGGTACGAACTGCCCGACGGCATCCACAACATCCAGGGCAAGAACGCGGACGGCAGCCCGTTCTCGTACAAGCTCGGCGTGCGCAAGACGCCGACGGAGTGGTTCTTCCTCGCCTACGACATGACCCAGGCGACCCGGGGCGAGGCGCAGTTCAATCGCGCGATCTACCTGTCGGTGCTGGTGTTCACCCTGTTCTCGCTGCTGGTCGGCTGGTGGGCGGCGTCGCGGGTCATGAGCCCGGTGTCGGAGCTGGCCAACCGGCTCAAGCGCTCGGGCCGCAGTTCGCAGTCCGAGGCGTTGGCCGCGCACTTCCCGGACGACGAAGTCGGCCAGCTGGCCGAGGCGCTCGACGATTACGCCGAGCGCCTGACCAACGTGGTCCAGCGCGACCGCGAGTTCAACGCCGACGTCAGCCATGAGCTGCGCACGCCGCTGGCGGTGATCAAGGGCGCGGTCGAACTGCTGCTGTCGCGGCCGGACATCGAGGACAAGACTCGCAACCGGTTGTTGCGTATCCAGCGCGCCGAGCAGCAATGCACCGACCTGATCAGCGCGCTGCTGCTGTTGTCGCGCAACGAGCGCGGCCATGGCGCGACCGACATCGCCAAACTGTCGGAACAATTGCTCGAAGCGCATCGCGCCCAGCTCGGCGGCAAGGCGCTGGCGTTGCGGGTCGAAGGCGAGCGCGGGCTGGTGGTCGACGCGCCGGAAGCCGCGGTGGCGGTGGCGCTGGGCAACCTGATCGGCAATGCGGTCAAGTACACCACCCAGGGCGAGGTCGTGGTGCGACTGCATCCGCGCTCGGTCGAGGTGATCGATTCGGGCCCCGGCCTGAGCGCCGAGGACGCGGCCAAGCTGTTCGAACGCGGTTACCGCGGCACCCACGCCGGTCATTC
It includes:
- a CDS encoding response regulator transcription factor, with amino-acid sequence MRILVIEDNQDIAANLGDFLEDRGHTVDFAADGITGLHLAVVHDFDAIVLDLNLPGLDGLEVCRKLRNEARKQTPVLMLTARDSLDNKLAGFDSGADDYLIKPFALQEVEVRLNALSRRGRGVQTRVLNAADLEYNLDTLEVRRQGKLLQLNPTALKILQALMEASPAVVTRQELETRVWGEELPDSDSLRVHIHGLRAVVDKPFDTPLIQTRHGIGYRIAAPESTG
- a CDS encoding sensor histidine kinase, coding for MASGDPSASRLKKKKRFRRRLRSRIILSFVLLGFGLTAMFAFATNWTRTRVENQIVEDVMNRNIDEYARQFYSAPNAKPEFGVQQMLGRVVKSDRFESLRTEQPDWYELPDGIHNIQGKNADGSPFSYKLGVRKTPTEWFFLAYDMTQATRGEAQFNRAIYLSVLVFTLFSLLVGWWAASRVMSPVSELANRLKRSGRSSQSEALAAHFPDDEVGQLAEALDDYAERLTNVVQRDREFNADVSHELRTPLAVIKGAVELLLSRPDIEDKTRNRLLRIQRAEQQCTDLISALLLLSRNERGHGATDIAKLSEQLLEAHRAQLGGKALALRVEGERGLVVDAPEAAVAVALGNLIGNAVKYTTQGEVVVRLHPRSVEVIDSGPGLSAEDAAKLFERGYRGTHAGHSQGGGIGLSIVRRLCELYGWDVRVKPGETVGVVATLKFERVD